The genomic window AAAAAATATTATGAAAATACACAAGCTGTATGCATTGAAGCTTTAAAAATTGTACAATCTTCTCGAGGATGGATATCTGATGATATTATAAAAGATATTGCAAAAGTTTTATGTGTTTCTGAAAGTACACTGGAAGAAGTAGCAACATTTTATAGTCAAATTTATCGTAGGCCTGTTGGTAAATACGTAATTCGTTATTGTGATAGTGTTGTTTGTTATATGATGGGTAGTAATCAAATAGAATATTTTTTAAAATGTTTTTTGAGAATTAATTTAGGTCAAACTACTATAGATAATAAATTTACTCTTTTACCAATTTCATGTTTAGGAAATTGTGATAAAGCTCCTGTAATGATGATTAATGATGTTACTTATTCTAATATTAATATTAATGATATAAAAACTTTATTAGAGAATATAAATGAAAAATCTTGATAAAAGTTCAGAAACTCATCCATTAACTTGGTGGTTGAATTCTGATCATAATCCGGTTTGGATTGATGAATATTGTAAAAAAAATGGATATTTTGCTTTAAAAAAAACATTAAAAAATATGAATCCAATTGAAATTATTAACATAATTAAGCAATCTGGAT from Buchnera aphidicola (Panaphis juglandis) includes these protein-coding regions:
- the nuoE gene encoding NADH-quinone oxidoreductase subunit NuoE, yielding MLKKNKLTAIELYRIKKEKKYYENTQAVCIEALKIVQSSRGWISDDIIKDIAKVLCVSESTLEEVATFYSQIYRRPVGKYVIRYCDSVVCYMMGSNQIEYFLKCFLRINLGQTTIDNKFTLLPISCLGNCDKAPVMMINDVTYSNININDIKTLLENINEKS